One window of Oenanthe melanoleuca isolate GR-GAL-2019-014 unplaced genomic scaffold, OMel1.0 S182, whole genome shotgun sequence genomic DNA carries:
- the E2F6 gene encoding transcription factor E2F6 isoform X2: MASPGQWERLRPLQPDTLRVSEAPMTNLNGQEDTQLVKKTAKGKRPRFDASLVLLTRKFMALLKKAPDGVLDLNEVATTLGVRKRRVYDITNVLDGIDLIQKRSKNLIQWIGNNLDQVVGKAPEQQNLKDELSDLSAMEEALDELIKDCAHQIFELTDDKENAKLAYVTYQDIRSIQAFQEQIVIAIKAPEETKLEIPVPKDDHIEVHVKSTKGPIDVYLCEVEKDKPDAKTYEDMDTVTSETETSFYPDEVRSPMEEKKPFEMPD; this comes from the exons gCACCAATGACTAACCTGAATGGGCAGGAGGACACACAGCTTGTGAAAA AAACTGCAAAAGGCAAAAGGCCTCGATTTGATGCATCCTTGGTGCTTTTGACACGAAAATTTATGGCTCTTCTCAAAAAAGCTCCAGATGGTGTCCTTGATTTAAATGAAGTTGCAACAACACTTGGAGTACGAAAACGAAGAGTATATGACATCACCAATGTGTTGGATGGAATCGACTTGATTCAAAAAAGATCTAAGAATCTTATCCAGTGGAT AGGTAACAATCTTGACCAAGTTGTTGGAAAAGCACCAGAGCAGCAAAACCTTAAAGATGAACTTTCTGACTTATCAGCCATGGAAGAAGCTCTGGATGAATTAATCAAGGATTGTGCTCATCAGATATTTGAACTAACAGAtgacaaagaaaatgcaaa ACTAGCTTATGTGACATACCAAGATATCCGAAGCATTCAGGCATTTCAGGAACAGATTGTGATCGCAATCAAAGCTCCAGAGGAAACCAAATTGGAAATACCAGTTCCTAAAGAT GATCACATAGAAGTACATGTGAAGAGCACAAAAGGACCCATTGACGTGTATCTATGTGAGGTGGAAAAAGACAAGCCAGATGCCAAAACTTATGAAGATATGGATACAGTCACTAGTGAAACTGAGACATCATTTTATCCTGATGAAG tgAGATCTCCgatggaagagaaaaaaccaTTTGAGATGCCAGATTAA